One window of bacterium BMS3Abin08 genomic DNA carries:
- the cbiO_1 gene encoding cobalt import ATP-binding protein CbiO, whose translation MSHHIVDFRDVSYKYPDGTKALNKISFRVTHGEAVGIVGPNGAGKTTLIMHMNGQLLPGPGEIMVGDLPLTRKTRTEIRKKVGIVLQNPDDQLFMPTVYEDVGFGPTNLGLLPDAVGVRVRDALREVGCADIVDRPPHRLSGGQKKAVAIAGVIAMKPDILVMDEPSANLDPKARRNLIDILKGFHHSRIIASHDLDLILEVCERCIVLYNGEVKADGKAEDILLDEALMKRCDLELPVSVLFQRRQQ comes from the coding sequence ATGAGCCACCATATAGTTGATTTCAGGGATGTCTCCTACAAGTATCCTGATGGAACAAAGGCACTGAATAAGATAAGCTTCAGGGTTACCCATGGAGAAGCGGTTGGTATTGTGGGTCCGAACGGAGCGGGGAAGACCACCCTTATCATGCATATGAACGGACAGCTACTTCCGGGGCCGGGAGAGATTATGGTCGGGGACCTTCCGCTCACCAGAAAGACTCGGACCGAGATAAGAAAAAAGGTGGGGATCGTCCTTCAGAACCCGGATGACCAACTCTTTATGCCCACGGTCTATGAGGATGTCGGGTTCGGGCCGACGAATCTCGGCCTGTTACCCGATGCTGTGGGAGTGCGTGTAAGGGATGCCCTCCGGGAAGTGGGATGTGCCGACATCGTGGATAGGCCTCCCCACAGGCTTTCAGGCGGACAGAAGAAGGCGGTTGCGATTGCTGGTGTTATAGCCATGAAACCTGATATACTTGTGATGGATGAGCCCAGTGCGAACCTTGACCCGAAGGCCCGAAGGAACCTCATTGACATTCTGAAAGGGTTTCATCACTCCCGGATTATCGCTTCTCATGATCTGGATCTGATACTCGAGGTCTGTGAGAGGTGTATTGTGCTTTATAATGGAGAAGTCAAGGCGGACGGCAAGGCTGAGGATATCCTCCTTGATGAGGCCCTGATGAAGCGGTGTGACCTCGAGCTTCCTGTTTCAGTGCTCTTTCAGAGGAGACAGCAGTGA